In a genomic window of Pseudomonas oryzihabitans:
- the atpG gene encoding F0F1 ATP synthase subunit gamma, whose protein sequence is MAGAKEIRGKIASIKSTQKITSAMEKVAVSKMRKAQARMAASKPYAERIRAVIGHLANANPEYRHAFMVEREVKRVGYIVVSSDRGLAGGLNTNLFKALVRDMSDQRGKGVEIDLAVIGAKGASFFRSFGGNVVAAISHLGEAPAIGDLIGSIKVMLDAYLDGRIDRLYVVSNVFVNTMTQKPTIQQLVPLVATEGGELQGKHWDYLYEPDAKTLLDGLLVRYVESQVYQAVVENAASEQAARMIAMKNATDNAGDLIKELQLVYNKARQAAITQEISEIVGGAAAV, encoded by the coding sequence ATGGCAGGCGCAAAAGAGATTCGCGGCAAGATCGCGAGCATCAAAAGCACACAGAAGATCACCAGCGCCATGGAAAAGGTTGCGGTCAGCAAGATGCGTAAGGCTCAGGCCCGCATGGCTGCCAGCAAGCCTTATGCCGAGCGCATCCGCGCTGTGATCGGCCACCTGGCCAACGCCAACCCCGAGTACCGCCATGCCTTCATGGTGGAACGCGAGGTCAAGCGCGTCGGTTACATCGTGGTCAGCTCCGATCGGGGTCTGGCCGGTGGTCTGAACACTAACCTGTTCAAGGCTCTGGTCCGCGACATGAGCGACCAGCGCGGCAAGGGTGTGGAAATCGATCTGGCGGTGATCGGGGCCAAGGGTGCCTCCTTCTTCCGCAGCTTCGGCGGCAACGTGGTCGCGGCCATCAGCCACCTCGGCGAAGCCCCGGCGATTGGCGATCTGATCGGCAGCATCAAGGTGATGCTGGATGCCTACCTGGACGGCCGTATCGACCGTCTGTACGTGGTGTCCAACGTCTTCGTCAACACCATGACCCAGAAGCCGACCATCCAGCAGCTGGTGCCGCTGGTTGCGACCGAGGGTGGTGAGCTGCAAGGCAAGCATTGGGACTACCTCTACGAGCCCGACGCCAAGACCCTGCTCGACGGTCTGCTGGTGCGCTACGTGGAATCCCAGGTGTACCAGGCCGTGGTCGAGAACGCTGCCAGCGAACAGGCCGCGCGGATGATCGCGATGAAGAACGCCACCGACAACGCTGGCGATCTCATCAAAGAGCTGCAGCTGGTCTACAACAAGGCTCGCCAGGCTGCGATCACCCAGGAAATTTCGGAAATCGTCGGCGGCGCCGCCGCGGTCTGA
- the atpA gene encoding F0F1 ATP synthase subunit alpha, translating into MQQLNPSEISEIIKGRIEKLDVTSQARNEGTIVSVSDGIVRIFGLADVMYGEMIEFPGGIYGMALNLEQDSVGAVVLGSYLGLAEGMSAKCTGRILEVPVGPELLGRVVDALGNPIDGKGPLNASASDAVEKVAPGVIWRQSVDQPVQTGYKAVDAMIPVGRGQRELIIGDRQIGKTAMAIDAIINQKNSGIRCVYVAIGQKQSTIANVVRKLEENGALQNTIVVAASASESAALQFLAPYSGCTMGEYFRDRGEDALIVYDDLSKQAVAYRQISLLLRRPPGREAYPGDVFYLHSRLLERASRVSADYVEKFTNGAVTGKTGSLTALPIIETQAGDVSAFVPTNVISITDGQIFLEAGLFNSGIRPAVNAGVSVSRVGGAAQTKIIKKLSGGIRTALAQYRELAAFAQFASDLDEATRKQLEHGQRVTELMKQKQYAPMSIAEMSLSLYAAERGFLSDVSLDKIGSFEQALIAYFNRDHADLMAKINVKGDFNDEIDAGIKAGIEKFKATQTW; encoded by the coding sequence ATGCAGCAACTCAATCCTTCCGAAATTAGTGAAATCATCAAGGGTCGCATCGAAAAACTCGACGTGACCTCGCAAGCCCGCAACGAAGGCACCATCGTCAGCGTGTCCGACGGTATCGTGCGCATTTTCGGTCTGGCCGACGTCATGTACGGCGAAATGATCGAATTCCCCGGCGGCATCTACGGCATGGCGCTGAACCTGGAGCAGGACTCCGTCGGCGCCGTGGTCCTGGGTAGCTACCTGGGTCTGGCCGAAGGCATGAGCGCCAAGTGCACCGGCCGCATCCTGGAAGTCCCGGTTGGTCCGGAACTGCTGGGTCGCGTTGTCGACGCCCTGGGCAACCCCATCGATGGCAAGGGTCCGCTGAACGCCAGCGCCTCCGACGCCGTCGAGAAGGTCGCACCGGGCGTGATCTGGCGTCAGTCGGTCGACCAGCCGGTGCAAACCGGCTACAAGGCCGTCGATGCCATGATCCCGGTTGGTCGTGGTCAGCGTGAGCTGATCATTGGTGACCGTCAGATCGGCAAGACCGCCATGGCGATCGATGCCATCATCAACCAGAAGAACAGCGGCATCCGCTGCGTCTACGTGGCCATCGGTCAGAAGCAGTCGACCATCGCCAACGTGGTGCGCAAGCTGGAAGAGAACGGCGCCCTGCAGAACACCATCGTGGTGGCTGCCAGCGCGTCCGAATCGGCTGCCCTGCAGTTCCTGGCGCCCTACTCGGGTTGCACCATGGGCGAATACTTCCGCGACCGCGGTGAAGACGCCCTGATCGTCTATGACGATCTGTCCAAGCAGGCCGTGGCCTATCGCCAGATCTCCCTGCTGCTGCGTCGTCCGCCGGGCCGTGAAGCCTATCCCGGCGACGTGTTCTATCTCCACAGCCGTCTGCTCGAGCGCGCTTCCCGCGTCTCTGCCGACTACGTCGAGAAGTTCACCAACGGCGCCGTGACCGGCAAGACCGGCTCGCTGACCGCGCTGCCGATCATCGAGACCCAGGCCGGCGACGTGTCCGCCTTCGTTCCGACCAACGTGATCTCCATCACCGACGGCCAGATCTTCCTGGAAGCCGGCCTGTTCAACTCGGGCATCCGCCCGGCGGTCAACGCCGGTGTCTCGGTATCCCGTGTGGGTGGCGCGGCCCAGACCAAGATCATCAAGAAGCTGTCCGGTGGTATCCGTACCGCGTTGGCCCAGTACCGTGAACTGGCGGCCTTCGCCCAGTTCGCCTCGGACCTGGACGAAGCCACCCGCAAGCAGCTCGAGCATGGTCAGCGCGTTACCGAGCTGATGAAGCAGAAGCAGTACGCGCCCATGTCCATCGCCGAGATGTCCCTGAGCCTGTACGCCGCCGAGCGTGGTTTCCTGAGCGACGTATCCCTGGACAAGATCGGTAGCTTCGAGCAGGCCCTGATCGCCTACTTCAACCGCGATCACGCCGACCTGATGGCCAAGATCAACGTGAAGGGCGACTTCAACGACGAGATCGACGCCGGCATCAAGGCGGGAATCGAGAAGTTCAAGGCCACGCAAACCTGGTAA
- a CDS encoding F0F1 ATP synthase subunit I gives MDRRTPKRLPFHHQPAFRLLLVQLVVALCAAVVLFCFVGKVAGYSGLLGGLIAWLPNLYFSFKAFRYRGAHAAQDIVRSFYSGEAGKLILTAVLFALTFAGVKPLSAPALFGVYLLTLMVNAGAPLLLKKPTRP, from the coding sequence ATGGACCGCCGCACGCCCAAACGCCTGCCTTTCCATCATCAGCCTGCCTTTCGCCTGCTGCTCGTCCAACTGGTGGTCGCGTTATGTGCCGCCGTTGTCTTGTTTTGCTTCGTCGGTAAGGTCGCCGGGTATTCCGGATTGTTGGGCGGGCTGATTGCCTGGCTGCCCAACCTGTATTTTTCGTTCAAGGCGTTCCGCTACCGCGGCGCCCACGCCGCCCAAGACATCGTCCGTTCTTTCTATTCGGGCGAGGCGGGCAAACTGATTCTCACGGCAGTGCTCTTTGCACTGACGTTTGCCGGGGTAAAACCGCTTTCGGCTCCTGCACTGTTCGGCGTCTACCTGTTGACGCTGATGGTCAATGCCGGCGCACCCCTGCTATTGAAAAAACCGACTAGACCTTAA
- a CDS encoding F0F1 ATP synthase subunit delta gives MAELNTLARPYAKAAFEFAQAQQQLTQWSAALGLLAAVSQDGTVRQLLQQPQLTAEAKAGLLIDVCGDQLDAQSQNFVRTVAENNRIDLFPAIAEIYEAYKAEQEKSIEAEVTSAFALSEEQQDKLAKALSARLGRQVRLNASEDASLIGGVVIRAGDLVIDGSVRGKLAQLAEALKP, from the coding sequence ATGGCAGAACTGAACACGCTGGCCCGGCCCTATGCCAAGGCGGCTTTCGAGTTCGCACAGGCCCAGCAGCAGCTGACCCAGTGGTCGGCCGCGCTTGGGCTGCTCGCCGCGGTATCCCAGGACGGGACCGTGCGCCAGCTGCTTCAGCAGCCGCAGTTGACCGCGGAAGCCAAGGCCGGATTGCTCATCGACGTATGTGGCGATCAGCTGGATGCACAGTCCCAGAACTTCGTTCGGACCGTGGCAGAAAACAACCGGATCGACCTGTTCCCGGCCATCGCCGAGATCTACGAGGCGTACAAGGCCGAGCAGGAAAAATCCATCGAGGCGGAAGTCACCAGTGCTTTCGCCCTGAGCGAAGAACAGCAAGACAAACTCGCCAAGGCTCTCAGCGCAAGGCTAGGTCGCCAGGTGCGACTAAATGCATCCGAGGATGCGAGCCTGATCGGTGGTGTGGTTATCCGCGCCGGCGACTTGGTAATCGATGGCTCCGTTCGCGGCAAGCTCGCGCAACTGGCCGAAGCGTTGAAACCTTGA
- a CDS encoding ParB/RepB/Spo0J family partition protein produces MAVKKRGLGRGLDALLGGASVKVLQEQAAATPVSELQSLPVDIIQRGKYQPRRHMDPVALEELANSIRVQGLMQPIVVRAIGEGRYEIIAGERRWRASQQAGLERIPALVRDVPDQVAIALALIENIQRQNLNPLEEAMALQRLQDEFELTQAQVAEAVGKSRSGVTNLLRLLALAEEAKELLAKGELEMGHARALLGLPKARQAEGARHVVARGLTVRQTEALVRQWLSGAESSEKVPVVDPDISRLEQRLAERLGANVQIRHGEKGKGQLVIRYTSLDELQGVLAHIR; encoded by the coding sequence ATGGCTGTGAAGAAACGAGGACTGGGCCGCGGCCTCGATGCCCTACTCGGTGGCGCCAGCGTCAAGGTCCTGCAGGAACAGGCTGCCGCCACCCCGGTCAGCGAATTGCAATCGCTGCCGGTGGATATCATCCAGCGCGGCAAGTACCAGCCCCGCCGGCACATGGATCCGGTCGCCCTGGAAGAGCTGGCCAATTCCATTCGGGTCCAGGGCCTGATGCAGCCCATCGTGGTGCGCGCCATCGGCGAGGGTCGCTACGAGATCATCGCTGGCGAGCGCCGCTGGCGCGCCAGCCAGCAAGCCGGTCTGGAGCGTATTCCCGCATTGGTCCGTGATGTGCCCGATCAGGTGGCCATCGCCCTGGCGCTGATCGAGAACATCCAGCGACAGAATCTCAATCCGCTGGAAGAGGCCATGGCCCTGCAGCGGCTGCAGGACGAATTCGAACTGACCCAGGCGCAGGTGGCCGAGGCCGTCGGCAAGTCGCGCTCGGGGGTCACCAACCTGCTGCGTCTGCTGGCGCTGGCCGAGGAGGCCAAGGAACTGTTGGCCAAGGGCGAGCTGGAAATGGGCCACGCCCGCGCCTTGCTCGGTCTGCCGAAGGCACGCCAGGCCGAAGGGGCGCGGCACGTTGTCGCACGCGGCCTGACGGTCCGTCAGACCGAGGCCCTGGTGCGCCAATGGCTCAGCGGAGCGGAGTCCAGTGAAAAGGTTCCCGTGGTGGATCCCGATATCAGCCGCCTGGAGCAGCGTCTGGCCGAGCGTTTAGGCGCCAACGTACAGATTCGCCATGGCGAGAAGGGCAAGGGCCAGTTGGTGATCCGCTATACCTCTTTGGACGAACTTCAAGGCGTACTGGCGCACATTCGCTGA
- the rsmG gene encoding 16S rRNA (guanine(527)-N(7))-methyltransferase RsmG, which produces MASAIQAKELRQGAETLGVALSAEVEERLLGYLDLLVKWNKAYNLTAVRDPDEMVSRHLLDSLSIVPYVTAGNWLDVGSGGGMPGIPLAILFPDSRFTLLDSNGKKTRFLTQAKIELGLANLEVVHGRVEAFQPAAPFTGIVSRAFSAIDDFANWTRHLGDDQTQWLAMKGLHPDDELAKLPADFRVAAAHVLAVPGCQGQRHLLILRRTIGEG; this is translated from the coding sequence ATGGCCAGCGCGATCCAAGCCAAGGAACTGCGCCAGGGCGCCGAGACCCTGGGCGTGGCGCTCTCCGCCGAGGTGGAAGAGCGCCTGCTGGGTTACCTGGACCTGTTGGTCAAGTGGAACAAGGCCTACAACCTCACCGCGGTGCGCGATCCGGACGAAATGGTCTCGCGGCATCTGCTCGACAGCCTCAGCATCGTTCCCTACGTTACCGCAGGGAATTGGCTGGACGTCGGCAGCGGCGGTGGCATGCCGGGCATCCCCCTGGCGATCCTCTTTCCCGATTCGCGCTTCACCCTGCTCGACAGCAACGGCAAGAAGACGCGCTTCCTGACCCAGGCCAAGATCGAGCTGGGCCTGGCCAATCTCGAGGTGGTCCACGGCCGCGTCGAGGCCTTCCAGCCGGCCGCGCCCTTCACCGGCATCGTCTCGCGGGCGTTCAGCGCCATCGATGACTTCGCCAACTGGACGCGGCACCTGGGCGACGACCAAACACAGTGGCTGGCGATGAAGGGGCTGCACCCCGACGACGAACTGGCCAAGCTACCAGCGGACTTCCGGGTTGCGGCGGCGCACGTCCTCGCGGTTCCCGGTTGCCAAGGCCAGCGGCACTTGCTGATACTGCGCCGCACGATTGGAGAGGGGTAA
- a CDS encoding F0F1 ATP synthase subunit B: MNINATLIGQSVAFFIFVLFCMKYVWPPIISALREREKKIADGLDAANRAARDLEVAQQQANQKVSEAKGQAAEIIEQANKRAAQIVEDAQAKARVEGERIKAQAQAEIEQEINSAKDALRARVGLLAVAGAEKILGSTVDANAHAQLVDRLAAEI, encoded by the coding sequence GTGAACATTAATGCAACCCTGATAGGCCAGTCCGTTGCCTTCTTCATCTTCGTGCTCTTCTGCATGAAGTACGTTTGGCCGCCGATCATCTCGGCGCTGCGTGAGCGTGAGAAGAAGATTGCCGATGGCCTTGACGCTGCCAACCGCGCGGCTCGTGATCTGGAAGTGGCACAGCAGCAAGCCAACCAGAAAGTGAGCGAAGCCAAAGGCCAGGCAGCCGAGATCATCGAGCAAGCCAACAAGCGTGCCGCCCAGATCGTCGAAGACGCACAGGCCAAGGCCCGTGTTGAAGGCGAGCGGATCAAGGCGCAGGCTCAGGCTGAAATCGAGCAGGAAATCAACAGCGCGAAGGACGCCCTGCGTGCTCGCGTCGGTCTGCTGGCCGTGGCCGGCGCCGAGAAGATCCTCGGATCGACCGTTGATGCCAATGCTCATGCCCAGTTGGTCGACCGACTGGCAGCGGAAATCTAA
- the mnmG gene encoding tRNA uridine-5-carboxymethylaminomethyl(34) synthesis enzyme MnmG yields the protein MDFPSRFDVIVIGGGHAGTEAALAAARMGVRTLLLTHNVETLGQMSCNPAIGGIGKSHLVKEIDALGGAMAAATDLAGIQFRILNSRKGPAVRATRAQADRVLYKAAIRYTLENQPNLWIFQQACDDLIVEGDRVAGVITQMGLKFHADNVVLTAGTFLGGLIHIGLQNHSGGRAGDPPAIALAQRLRELPLRVSRLKTGTPPRIDGRSVDFSVMTEQPGDTPLPVMSFLGNREQHPAQVSCWITHTNARTHDIIRANLDRSPMYSGVIEGVGPRYCPSIEDKIHRFADKDSHQVFLEPEGLTTHELYPNGISTSLPFDVQLEVVRSMRGMENAHILRPGYAIEYDFFDPRDLKYSLETKVIAGLFFAGQINGTTGYEEAGAQGLLAGANAALRAQGREAWCPRRDEAYLGVLVDDLITLGTQEPYRMFTSRAEYRLILREDNADLRLTEKGRELGLVDDQRWALFEAKREGIALEEQRLKATWIRPGTPQGTAVAERFGAPLNHEYNLQNLLARPEIDYAGLMDAVGETPAEAQVAEQIEIKTKYAGYIDRQQDEIQRLRASDAVALPAELDYAGISGLSKEIQHKLAQARPETLGQASRIPGVTPAAVSLLLIHLKKRSAGRSLEHSA from the coding sequence GTGGACTTTCCTTCCCGTTTCGACGTCATCGTGATCGGCGGCGGCCATGCCGGTACCGAAGCGGCCCTGGCGGCCGCCCGCATGGGGGTGCGTACCCTGCTGCTCACGCATAATGTGGAAACTCTCGGCCAGATGAGCTGCAACCCCGCCATCGGCGGCATCGGCAAGAGCCATCTGGTCAAGGAGATCGATGCCCTGGGCGGCGCCATGGCCGCGGCGACGGATCTCGCCGGCATCCAGTTCCGCATTCTCAACAGCCGCAAGGGCCCTGCCGTGCGTGCTACCCGCGCCCAGGCCGATCGCGTGCTGTATAAGGCCGCCATTCGCTACACCCTGGAAAACCAGCCGAACCTGTGGATATTCCAGCAGGCCTGCGACGACCTCATCGTCGAGGGCGACCGCGTCGCTGGCGTGATTACCCAGATGGGCCTGAAATTCCATGCCGACAACGTGGTATTGACTGCGGGGACCTTCCTCGGTGGTCTTATCCACATAGGTCTGCAGAACCACAGCGGTGGACGAGCAGGAGATCCGCCGGCCATCGCCCTGGCTCAGCGCCTGCGTGAATTGCCGTTGCGCGTCTCCCGGTTGAAGACCGGCACGCCGCCGCGCATCGACGGCCGTTCGGTGGATTTCTCGGTGATGACCGAGCAGCCGGGGGATACGCCGCTGCCGGTGATGTCCTTCCTCGGCAATCGCGAGCAGCATCCCGCCCAGGTCAGCTGCTGGATCACCCACACCAACGCCCGCACCCACGACATCATCCGTGCCAACCTGGATAGATCGCCGATGTACTCGGGCGTGATCGAAGGGGTGGGGCCGCGCTACTGCCCGTCCATCGAAGACAAGATCCACCGCTTCGCCGACAAGGACAGCCATCAGGTCTTCCTTGAGCCCGAGGGCCTGACCACCCACGAGCTCTATCCCAACGGCATCTCCACCTCGCTGCCCTTCGATGTGCAGCTCGAGGTGGTGCGCTCCATGCGCGGCATGGAGAACGCCCACATCCTGCGGCCCGGCTACGCCATCGAATACGATTTCTTCGATCCGCGGGATCTCAAGTACAGCCTGGAAACCAAGGTCATCGCCGGGCTGTTCTTCGCCGGCCAGATCAACGGCACCACGGGTTACGAAGAGGCCGGTGCCCAGGGTCTGCTGGCCGGTGCCAATGCCGCGCTGCGCGCCCAGGGTCGCGAGGCCTGGTGTCCGCGCCGTGACGAGGCCTACCTCGGCGTGCTGGTGGACGACCTCATCACCCTGGGTACCCAGGAGCCCTACCGGATGTTCACCTCGCGCGCCGAGTACCGGTTGATCCTGCGCGAGGACAACGCCGACCTGCGCCTGACCGAGAAGGGCCGCGAGCTGGGTCTGGTGGACGACCAGCGCTGGGCGCTGTTCGAAGCCAAGCGCGAAGGCATCGCTCTGGAAGAACAACGTCTCAAGGCGACCTGGATTCGTCCGGGCACGCCCCAGGGCACTGCGGTGGCCGAACGCTTCGGCGCCCCGCTCAACCACGAATACAACCTGCAGAACCTGCTGGCCCGTCCGGAGATCGACTACGCCGGCCTGATGGACGCGGTGGGCGAGACGCCGGCCGAGGCCCAGGTCGCCGAGCAGATCGAGATCAAGACCAAGTACGCCGGCTACATCGATCGCCAGCAGGACGAGATCCAGCGCCTGCGCGCCAGCGATGCCGTGGCGCTGCCCGCCGAGCTCGACTACGCCGGCATCTCCGGCCTGTCCAAGGAGATCCAGCACAAGCTGGCCCAGGCTCGTCCCGAGACGCTGGGCCAGGCTTCGCGCATTCCCGGGGTCACCCCGGCGGCGGTCTCGCTGCTGCTGATCCACCTGAAGAAGCGCAGCGCCGGTCGCAGCCTGGAGCACAGCGCCTGA
- a CDS encoding ParA family protein — protein sequence MAKVYAIANQKGGVGKTTTCINLAASLAATNRRKVLLIDLDPQGNATMGSGVDKHALEHSVLDVLTGGCGLLDAMHFSEHGGYQLLPSNRDVTAAEVELLELPGRESRLRDALAPVRDNYDYVLIDCPPSLSMLTINGLVAADGVIIPMQCEYFALEGLTDLIGSIQHIAQRLNPQLKIEGLLRTMFDPRIGLANDVAAQLKQHFGDELYETIIPRNVRLAEAPSYGMPVLVYDKSSKGAAAYLELASELVKRQRKAARTAKTA from the coding sequence ATGGCCAAGGTTTACGCGATAGCCAACCAGAAGGGCGGGGTGGGCAAGACCACGACGTGCATCAATCTCGCCGCTTCCCTGGCCGCCACCAACCGGCGCAAGGTGCTGTTGATCGACCTCGATCCCCAGGGTAACGCCACCATGGGCAGCGGGGTGGACAAGCACGCCCTGGAGCATTCGGTACTCGACGTGCTCACCGGCGGTTGCGGCCTGCTGGACGCCATGCACTTCTCCGAACACGGCGGCTACCAGCTGCTGCCCTCGAACCGCGACGTCACCGCCGCAGAGGTCGAACTGCTGGAACTGCCTGGCCGCGAAAGCCGCTTGCGCGACGCCCTGGCCCCGGTGCGGGACAACTACGACTACGTGCTCATCGATTGCCCGCCGTCGCTATCGATGCTGACCATCAACGGGCTGGTGGCCGCCGATGGCGTGATCATCCCCATGCAGTGCGAATACTTCGCCCTGGAAGGCCTGACCGACCTGATCGGCAGCATCCAGCACATCGCCCAGCGGCTGAATCCGCAGTTGAAGATAGAGGGCCTGCTGCGCACCATGTTCGATCCGCGCATCGGCCTGGCCAACGACGTCGCCGCCCAGCTCAAGCAGCATTTCGGCGATGAATTGTACGAAACCATCATTCCGCGCAACGTCCGCCTGGCCGAAGCCCCCAGCTACGGTATGCCCGTGCTGGTCTACGACAAGAGCTCGAAGGGGGCCGCGGCCTATCTGGAACTGGCCAGTGAGCTGGTCAAACGTCAGCGCAAGGCGGCTCGTACCGCCAAGACTGCCTAA
- the mnmE gene encoding tRNA uridine-5-carboxymethylaminomethyl(34) synthesis GTPase MnmE, which translates to MSLPSDSIAAIATATGRGGVGIVRVSGPLAAPLAKAICGRELPPRHAHYGNFLAADGSVLDAGIALFFPGPNSFTGEDVLELQGHGGPVILDLLLRRTLEEGARLARPGEFSERAFLNDKLDLAQAEAIADLIEASTEQAARNALRSLQGEFSRRVESLVEQLIQLRIYVEAAIDFPEEEIDFLADGKVQGLLEGVQAELRDVQREANRGALLRDGMTVVIAGRPNAGKSSLLNALAGREAAIVTDIAGTTRDVLREHIHLDGMPLHVVDTAGLRDTSDRVEQIGVQRALDAIATADRVLLVVDASAPEARDPQALWPELLSTRPPLDKLTVIRNKADLTGEATGLFESSGPVEIALSATDGQGVDALREHLKACMGFEQTTEGGFSARRRHLDALQRAASALDHGYRQLTLAGSGELLAEDLRQAQQVLGEITGAFSSDDLLGRIFSSFCIGK; encoded by the coding sequence ATGTCCCTGCCTTCCGACAGCATCGCTGCCATCGCTACCGCCACCGGCCGCGGCGGCGTCGGCATCGTTCGCGTCTCCGGGCCCCTGGCCGCCCCGCTGGCCAAGGCGATCTGCGGCCGCGAGTTGCCGCCGCGGCATGCCCACTACGGCAACTTCCTCGCCGCCGACGGCAGCGTGCTGGATGCCGGCATCGCCCTGTTCTTTCCCGGGCCGAATTCCTTCACCGGCGAAGACGTGCTGGAACTGCAGGGCCACGGCGGGCCGGTGATCCTCGATCTGCTCTTGCGCCGCACCCTGGAAGAGGGCGCCCGTCTGGCCCGCCCCGGTGAATTCAGCGAACGCGCCTTCCTCAACGACAAGCTCGACCTGGCCCAGGCCGAGGCCATCGCCGATCTCATCGAAGCCAGCACCGAACAGGCCGCACGCAATGCCCTGCGCTCGCTGCAGGGCGAATTTTCCCGCCGGGTGGAGAGCCTGGTCGAGCAGTTGATCCAGCTACGCATCTATGTCGAGGCGGCCATCGACTTTCCCGAGGAGGAAATCGATTTCCTCGCCGACGGCAAGGTGCAGGGACTGCTGGAAGGCGTGCAGGCCGAATTGCGCGACGTCCAGCGCGAAGCCAATCGCGGCGCCCTGCTGCGCGACGGCATGACGGTGGTGATCGCCGGCCGGCCCAATGCCGGCAAGTCCAGCCTGCTCAACGCCCTGGCCGGGCGCGAAGCCGCCATCGTCACCGACATCGCCGGCACCACCCGCGACGTGCTGCGCGAACATATCCACCTCGACGGCATGCCGCTGCATGTGGTCGATACCGCCGGCCTGCGCGATACCAGCGACCGCGTGGAGCAGATCGGCGTGCAGCGCGCCCTGGACGCCATCGCTACGGCCGACCGGGTGCTGCTGGTGGTCGACGCCAGCGCCCCGGAAGCCCGGGATCCCCAGGCGCTCTGGCCTGAGTTACTCAGCACCCGACCGCCGCTGGACAAGTTGACGGTGATCCGCAACAAGGCCGATCTCACCGGCGAGGCCACCGGCCTGTTCGAATCCTCCGGACCGGTGGAAATCGCCCTGAGCGCCACCGATGGCCAGGGCGTCGACGCCCTGCGCGAGCACCTCAAGGCCTGCATGGGCTTCGAGCAGACCACCGAGGGTGGCTTCAGCGCCCGGCGTCGCCATCTGGACGCGTTGCAACGGGCCGCCAGTGCGTTGGATCACGGCTATCGTCAACTCACCCTGGCCGGCTCCGGTGAGCTTTTGGCCGAGGACCTGCGCCAGGCGCAACAGGTGCTCGGTGAGATCACCGGTGCCTTCAGCTCCGACGATCTGCTCGGCCGCATCTTCTCCAGCTTCTGCATCGGCAAGTAA
- the atpB gene encoding F0F1 ATP synthase subunit A produces MAADSASAYIQHHLQNMTFGLDPVRGWTLAHTPAEAKAMGFWAFNLDTLGWSVGLGVIFLLFFRSIAKKATSGQPGRLQSLVEVLVEFVDGSVRDTFHGKNDLIAPLALTIFVWIFLMNMMDLVPVDWLPMLAMAIGGDHTYFRVVPTTDPNATLGMALSVFALILFYSIKIKGIGGFVGELTLHPFSSKNTLVQILLIPINFLLEFVTLVAKPISLALRLFGNLYAGELIFILIAIMFANGLALGGLGIVLQWAWAVFHILIIVLQAFIFMMLTIVYLSMAHEESH; encoded by the coding sequence ATGGCAGCAGACTCCGCTTCGGCTTACATCCAGCACCACCTGCAGAACATGACCTTTGGTCTGGATCCGGTGAGAGGCTGGACCCTGGCCCACACCCCCGCCGAGGCCAAGGCCATGGGCTTCTGGGCCTTCAACCTGGATACCCTGGGCTGGTCGGTCGGTTTGGGCGTGATCTTCCTGCTCTTCTTCCGCAGCATCGCCAAGAAGGCCACCAGTGGCCAACCTGGTCGCCTGCAGAGCCTGGTCGAGGTCCTGGTCGAGTTCGTCGACGGTAGCGTCCGCGATACCTTCCATGGCAAGAACGATTTGATCGCCCCCCTGGCTTTGACCATCTTCGTCTGGATCTTCCTGATGAACATGATGGACCTGGTGCCGGTGGACTGGCTGCCGATGCTGGCCATGGCCATTGGTGGCGACCATACCTACTTCCGCGTCGTGCCCACCACCGATCCGAATGCCACCTTGGGCATGGCTCTGTCGGTGTTCGCCCTGATCCTGTTCTACAGCATCAAGATCAAGGGTATCGGCGGCTTTGTCGGCGAACTCACCCTACATCCGTTCAGCAGCAAGAACACCCTGGTACAGATCCTGCTGATCCCGATCAACTTCCTGCTCGAATTCGTCACCCTGGTCGCCAAGCCGATTTCCCTGGCCCTGCGACTGTTCGGCAACCTGTATGCTGGCGAGCTGATCTTCATCCTCATCGCCATCATGTTCGCCAACGGTCTGGCGCTGGGTGGTCTGGGGATCGTGCTGCAGTGGGCGTGGGCGGTGTTCCACATCCTGATCATCGTCCTGCAGGCCTTCATCTTCATGATGCTGACCATCGTCTACCTGTCGATGGCGCACGAAGAAAGTCACTGA
- the atpE gene encoding F0F1 ATP synthase subunit C: protein METVVGLTAIAVALLIGLGALGTAIGFGLLGGKFLEGAARQPEMVPMLQVKMFIVAGLLDAVTMIGVGIALFFTFANPFVGQIAG from the coding sequence ATGGAAACTGTAGTTGGTTTGACCGCGATCGCCGTTGCTCTGCTGATTGGCCTGGGCGCTCTGGGTACCGCCATTGGCTTCGGTCTGCTGGGTGGCAAGTTCCTCGAAGGCGCCGCTCGTCAGCCGGAAATGGTTCCGATGCTGCAGGTCAAGATGTTCATCGTCGCCGGTCTGCTCGACGCCGTGACCATGATCGGTGTTGGTATCGCCCTGTTCTTCACCTTCGCTAACCCCTTCGTTGGTCAGATCGCCGGCTGA